The following are from one region of the Streptomyces changanensis genome:
- a CDS encoding MarR family winged helix-turn-helix transcriptional regulator codes for MVTRDDERADGGTRGERHPADLQAFAVQLRRMNGEVNRLVHGFATSQGLHPTDVQALAAILDATEPMTPGRLREHLGLTSGAVTACVDRLERAGHIRRSRESADRRVVHLHYAEGARGAARAFFQPLARATEAARERFAPEELEVALRFLTVLNEELGAEGVPRR; via the coding sequence GTGGTGACGAGGGACGACGAGCGGGCCGACGGCGGGACGCGGGGTGAGCGGCACCCGGCGGACCTGCAGGCCTTCGCCGTGCAGCTGCGCCGGATGAACGGCGAGGTGAACCGGCTGGTGCACGGCTTCGCGACGAGCCAGGGCCTGCACCCGACGGACGTGCAGGCGCTCGCCGCCATCCTGGACGCCACCGAGCCGATGACGCCGGGGCGGCTGCGCGAGCACCTGGGGCTGACCTCGGGCGCGGTGACCGCGTGCGTGGACCGGCTGGAGCGGGCGGGGCACATCCGCAGGTCGCGGGAGAGCGCCGACCGGCGCGTGGTCCACCTCCACTACGCCGAGGGGGCGCGCGGGGCCGCGCGCGCCTTCTTCCAGCCGCTGGCCCGGGCGACGGAGGCCGCGCGGGAGCGGTTCGCACCGGAGGAGCTGGAGGTGGCGCTGCGCTTCCTCACCGTCCTGAACGAGGAGCTGGGCGCGGAGGGCGTACCCCGGCGTTGA